From Oncorhynchus nerka isolate Pitt River linkage group LG1, Oner_Uvic_2.0, whole genome shotgun sequence, the proteins below share one genomic window:
- the LOC115105577 gene encoding exosomal polycystin-1-interacting protein-like, which produces MEMFLNRASSWRRPRALLLWTLWVLLLPSTVTLTTGPGNSTLLFDSTDNSNSLRNCSCSAHIQDCDEALANLLCSCHTVLRSKLTPGGLREQGGLTVWLREPWVLTELLNGSVVLDLRLSFCGTGTLAIPNQYLALFGLRRLRVYSAAQDAPHLEQVLTISSRSRDMEGMGYLSSTDPASPSSVLHVSILDVSVLNGLSSLKAYSVSATPMSTLFQYFPHLPLHPSTALDQPPEPQQDCLLTFIY; this is translated from the coding sequence ATGGAGATGTTTCTAAACAGGGCTTCCTCTTGGCGCCGTCCCCGTGCCCTGTTGCTGTGGACTCTGTGGGTTCTACTCCTCCCCTCAACTGTCACCCTGACCACAGGCCCCGGCAACAGCACCCTGCTCTTTGACAGCACCGACAACAGCAACAGCCTGCGGAACTGCAGCTGCTCCGCCCACATCCAGGACTGTGACGAGGCGCTGGCCAACCTGCTATGCAGCTGCCACACTGTGCTGCGCTCCAAGCTGACCCCCGGTGGCCTGAGGGAGCAGGGCGGACTGACTGTGTGGCTCAGAGAGCCCTGGGTTCTCACAGAGCTGCTGAATGGCAGCGTGGTGCTCGACCTCCGCCTGTCGTTCTGTGGCACTGGCACCCTGGCCATCCCCAACCAGTACCTGGCCCTGTTTGGCCTCCGTAGGCTGAGGGTCTATAGTGCTGCCCAGGACGCTCCACACCTGGAGCAGGTCCTCACCATCTCCTCTAGGAGTAGGGATATGGAGGGGATGGGGTACCTCTCCTCCACTGACCCCGCCTCCCCCTCCTCCGTTCTCCATGTATCCATCCTGGATGTGTCAGTGCTAAATGGGTTGTCGTCCCTGAAGGCCTACAGTGTGAGTGCCACTCCCATGTCCACCCTCTTCCAATACTTCCCCCACCTGCCCCTACACCCCTCCACCGCCCTGGATCAGCCCCCGGAGCCCCAACAGGACTGCCTCCTCACCTTCATATACTAG